The genomic region GGACAGAACGTGGACTTTATGTAAACACATTCCGATTTGCTTTGGAATCAGAAAGCCAGGCATCACTGTTCTTTAGCACCTTGACACCTGATGACCAGTACGAACTAGGAAGGACCGCAGGAAAGCAAGCGCCAATAGCAGATATTGTGAAGCTTTTCTACGGGACTGATATCAAGAAAGAAGAAGGTTTGATGCTTGCAATGGAGCGCCTTGAGGAATACGGTTGGGGTTCTATTAATCTGCATGATGATCTCATTGTCATAAGTAGTCCGTTCTATCCTGCGCATTTCCTGAAGGGTTATTTCGAATCTCTTCTCGATATAGACTTGGAACTCATGGAGACAAATGTAAAAGAGAATGTAGCACTGAAGATGGACTCTTCTTAGATTACGTCTCTAGCTGCGATTCGCTTCGTTTGCCAATACAGAAGATGTGCTACCATTCATCTCCGATTGTAAGAATCTCAAACTCGCTATTATAGAGGCCAGGGATTTCATTTATGGTATCCCGAATGTTCTGTTCCTTTTCCTCTAGTGAATCGGCTGCGAAATAGACCTCGTAGATACACCTGTTCTGCTCATAGCAGAATCCAGTAGTGAATAATACCTTCAAATCATGTTGCTTGAAAAGCCGTGTCATGGTTTGCATGAGTGCAGGATTAACTTTCTCGACTTCTAATCGCACCCTCGCTCCACCGTCCCTCATCATCGGAATGAGTCTAACCTCGCCCGAGTTTTCGAAATAGATGACCATAGCTGCCTTCATTCCTTCCAATTTAGGATTGTTGAACAGCTCGTCTGGCAATCTGATTTGCTGTCTCTTTTTCACATCAGCAATCATGCCTTTGGTAAGTCCAGCCACACTTATCGCCTCTCGTCTTCTATGCAAAGATAACAACCAGCGTATAAGTATATATCTTATGTGGGTCTCTGCTTGTGGACAATACTCGGATCTGTATTTTGTTCTATATACTGCGGATCTGACAATTTAGAAGCTGCTTCTCGGCAAATTCTGGATTGCATTTTGCCCAAAAAGCATCTGCCCTTTCGACCAATTCCAAAATAATAAAAGCAATTCCAAAACTGGAGCCTTGAAATAAAAGGGAGGAAACTGTGAATGGCTAAAGAAGGAGCAACATACGTCTGTGATATCTGTCAACAAGTTGTTGTGGTAAAGAAATCCGGCCCTGGCACTCTGGTCTGTTGCGATCAACCCATGCGCTTGTATGAAGAGGAATAGATACTAATCGGCTGAATGGCCTATTACAAATCTTTCAGCCAAAAACATGCCTGATAATGGCTTTTAACCTCATTAGGATTCGAGATTATGATACTCAGAATATGCTTAGTTTCACAGTATCCCAATTGGGAAACCTTTTATCCCCATCAGAAGTTTTCTCCCTGAAATCGTGGTGTTTTTGAGTTGGACGAATTCCCCACCTTGGTAATGAAGACAAGAGATCTCCTCCATCTACGAGGGTACGATACAGAAGAGTTGCTCGAATATGACAACTGGTATGCAATGGTATGTCGAAAAGAGGAAGGTGAAGATACCATCAAGAAACTGGTGTGGGTGTTCAAAGAACCGAAGCTCGTTGGCATTGCAGTTGTGAGAGATATAGTTCGATACATGGAAGACTTCAATGCTCAGCGGGGCATGTTGGTTGGTGGAAAGCGTTTTACTCCCGCAGCAAAGAAACATGCTCGAAAGACTCGTGTTGAACTCGTAGAAGGCGGGTATGCATCCTTTGATCTATTCGGACATGACCTTGTTACACCTCACACCATAGCAAGTGAAGAAGAAGTCCAATTGGTTTTGGATCACTATGGTATCGATAAACAGAAGCTACCTCGAATATTCCGGGAAGATCCCGCGGTGAAGCTTCTGGGTGCTCGTCCTGGTCATGTCGTTCGCATTGAGCGCGATAGTCCAACTGCTGGGAAAACCTATTACTACCGCCTAGTTGTCGAACCGGGCCAGTAGAACGCCTATTCAAAGGATTCCTATCGCTACAGCGATAATCCACATTATAGCTGTTGAAAGAATCGGCACTGTAACATTGTCACTTCCCTTCGGGCTAACCAACTCGATGAGAGTCGCTGCTGCTGCACCAGTTACTCCAAGCAATATCATAGGAATCCAAAGCACAACACCGTTTTCAACAAAAGCACCATAATTTACGATTCCGAAAAACCAGAATGAAACGAGAGCACCAATCAAACCAAAAATGAAGACTGCAAGACAGCCGTGAGTGCTTCTTTTGGAACCGAAGACTATCCTAGTTGAGTTCGCTCCATATCTGATGCCTATGGGAGCGGATAAACCGTCTCCGAGCATCATTATATGAATTCCGGCAGCCGCCAAGAAGTAAATGCTTTCGTATCCTGTGAACGTAAAAAGGCCGGTAAGAAAAGTAATCGATACAGCGTACCAGAATGGCCCTCTAACACTTCCATGCTCA from Candidatus Thorarchaeota archaeon harbors:
- a CDS encoding ribbon-helix-helix protein, CopG family, with product MPKETDEADKKKIISVTMSQSLVKRIDELVKERVARSRAQMIEDAVRKFLDFTVHKWTERGLYVNTFRFALESESQASLFFSTLTPDDQYELGRTAGKQAPIADIVKLFYGTDIKKEEGLMLAMERLEEYGWGSINLHDDLIVISSPFYPAHFLKGYFESLLDIDLELMETNVKENVALKMDSS
- a CDS encoding desulfoferrodoxin FeS4 iron-binding domain-containing protein, which codes for MAKEGATYVCDICQQVVVVKKSGPGTLVCCDQPMRLYEEE
- a CDS encoding DNA-directed RNA polymerase subunit H, whose product is MLVGGKRFTPAAKKHARKTRVELVEGGYASFDLFGHDLVTPHTIASEEEVQLVLDHYGIDKQKLPRIFREDPAVKLLGARPGHVVRIERDSPTAGKTYYYRLVVEPGQ